TCGTGAAATTTGAGGGAAAGACTCGCATATTAGATGCGCAATGCCCACCAAGGGTGCACAGCGTGGTGAATTGTGAGCGCCACGCCGTGCAGACCAAGGTGGGCATTGTTTTATACGATCGGCTTTTCGGTTATGCCAAAAGATCTGATGGTGGTGTGAAATTGATGGCCAGGGTGTAGTAGCCGGTTTCGTTATCGAAGCAGACTTCTTTGAAACCTACTCGGTTGTATAACTTGTGTGCGCGGGGATTATCTTGCCCCACGCACAACGAAATGCCGCGTGCACCGAGTTCCTTGGCCAACTCGATTGTGTTTAACAGGAGTTTTGTTCCTAGCCCTCTATTTCTAAAACGCTCTTCCACTGCGATGCACAGCTCGGGAACTCCCTCTAACACGTGGCCATAACCATGATTGGTGGCTGTTCCCCATCTAATCCACACCCCGCCGGCGGGGATACGGGTGGTGTCATAAGCGACGAATCCGCCGTTTTCTGGTTGCCACTCGTCGACGTAATAGCGGACATCATCTAAAAACCCCTCGCAGACTTCGGCGGTTTCATCCCCTCGAACATCGGTTATGTAATTCAGCCGTGCGATATAGGTTCGATCCGATTCAGTTGTTTCAACGATAGTGAAGTTTCTGCTGGTCATAATCACCTAGGGTATCTTAAAAATTGCTAAGTATGCAGTTGGTATTTACTCATAAATGTATGCCTATAAATACATCCATTTCCCACCGTATCCACTATTGCTTGCTGATCGATACAATGGGGGTAACCGATTGTTTAGGCTGCCTCACCAATTACATAAGGAGATTATGATGCCGATTCCGGCCAAAGTGCTTCAGAAAACCAGTCCCGACAGCCCATTTCAGGTAGCCACCATTTCCCGGCGTGATCCTCGGCCAGACGATGTAGTAATTGAAATTCGGGCGGCGGGTATTTGCCATTCAGATATTCACACCATCAGAAACGAATGGGGACCAGCCCATTTTCCGT
The nucleotide sequence above comes from Corynebacterium mustelae. Encoded proteins:
- a CDS encoding GNAT family N-acetyltransferase, which translates into the protein MTSRNFTIVETTESDRTYIARLNYITDVRGDETAEVCEGFLDDVRYYVDEWQPENGGFVAYDTTRIPAGGVWIRWGTATNHGYGHVLEGVPELCIAVEERFRNRGLGTKLLLNTIELAKELGARGISLCVGQDNPRAHKLYNRVGFKEVCFDNETGYYTLAINFTPPSDLLA